A single region of the Sciurus carolinensis chromosome 16, mSciCar1.2, whole genome shotgun sequence genome encodes:
- the LOC124966971 gene encoding high mobility group protein B3-like, translated as MTSKHRKRCSPSSALQEMPIEIPLWGSRRTIRQLPWRQLVGGTVVPCTALTSKQYRWVAKGDPRKPKGKMSAYAVFVETCREEHKRNPEVPGSFAEFSKKCSERWKTMSGKEKSKFDEMAKADKVRCDQEMKDYGPAKGGKKKKDLNAPQRSPPVFFLFCSEFRPKIKSIHPGISIGDTNVAKKLGEMWNNLSDSKKQPYITQATKLKEKYEKDVADCKSKGKFEGTKGPAKVAQKKVEEEDKEEEEGE; from the exons ATGACCAGTAAGCACAGGAAAAGATGCTCCCCATCATCAGCTCTCCAGGAAATGCCCATCGAAATTCCATTGTGGGGATCCCGCCGGACAATCAGGCAGCTCCCATGGAGGCAGCTAGTGGGAGGCACGGTGGTGCCCTGCACTGCCCTGACTAGCAAACAATACAGGTGGGTGGCTAAAGGTGACCCCAGGAAACCAAAGGGCAAGATGTCTGCTTATGCCGTCTTTGTGGAGACTTGCAGAGAAGAACATAAGAGAAATCCAGAAGTCCCTGGCAGTTTTGCAGAATTTTCCAAGAAGTGTTCTGAGAGGTGGAAGACAATGTCTGGGAAAGAGAAATCTAAATTTGATGAAATGGCAAAGGCGGATAAAGTACGCTGTGATCAGGAAATGAAGGATTATGGACCAGCTAAGGgaggcaagaagaaaaaggacCTTAATGCCCCCCAAAGATCACCACCTGtatttttcctattctgttcAGAATTCAGG CCCAAGATCAAATCCATACATCCTGGTATCTCCATTGGAGATACCAATGTGGCAAAAAAGCTGGGTGAGATGTGGAATAACTTAAGTGACAGCAAAAAGCAGCCATACATCACTCAGGCCACAAAGCTGAAGGAGAAATACGAGAAGGATGTTGCTGACTGTAAGTCTAAAGGAAAGTTTGAAGGTACTAAGGGTCCTGCTAAAGTTGCCCAGAAAAAGGTAGAGGAGGAagacaaagaggaggaggagggcgaaTAA